The Pseudoalteromonas spongiae UST010723-006 genome window below encodes:
- a CDS encoding methyl-accepting chemotaxis protein: MVFTVKQKITFGFASVGILLAGVCLFFYMSLSNIERAYLNIKEQALPVQRSADDIQTLILNYSKNANAIYGANKLNVIEKFRAQNQSLKNQLQQTLSSGIADYSIDLEKLNNQSLALIEASESLTDNKIAYLNAKKTNKTLIEKQLALISQSSDLLYDLETLTGLSSRLLDEVMGTAIRIDDMLFNLTEVTNALSQTLDSETQVKHQNDTRFLLANIKDNYNFLNQQLTDIESGDFQTRFEQNLAVFNSNVDNPAHLYQQQTLQLAKYNQFEQDYNRVEALSEEINSSIHTIKQSASELVNRYQQLADEKIDENQLLLMVIAGVFLLVAAIIATLTIRAIIIPLGYVNHTLTKVADGDFSRHARKVNDDEFGEVSDKLNRVIDNLKELITDIFEQVASLESRLENSLARSATVSHNAEKQIERAKHTTALAQDVHTSANTVNTQTKESSEDINQASEQSDAVLNLATQNREQIQLLASNLNTSVALMAELSNQSSNIGSILDTIVAISEQTNLLALNAAIEAARAGEQGRGFAVVADEVRLLASRTQESTKEIAQMISELQSGTSDAQRAINQGQEAALTCTERSAALTGAVDLIEQGLSRLADKSNQIDQSSAQQSTMAQDIVTRMQEVEHSAEQNSDELTALSENIRQINELGHKVSDALNRFKL, from the coding sequence ATGGTTTTTACGGTAAAACAAAAAATCACCTTTGGCTTTGCATCAGTGGGCATTTTGCTTGCGGGTGTTTGCCTGTTTTTTTATATGTCATTGTCGAATATTGAGCGTGCTTACTTAAATATTAAAGAGCAGGCTTTACCAGTACAACGCAGTGCCGATGACATTCAAACGCTTATTCTCAACTACTCAAAAAACGCTAACGCAATTTACGGTGCCAACAAATTAAATGTTATAGAAAAATTCAGAGCACAAAATCAATCACTTAAAAATCAACTACAACAAACACTTTCAAGTGGCATTGCAGATTACAGCATTGACCTTGAAAAACTAAATAACCAATCACTGGCATTAATTGAAGCGTCGGAAAGTTTAACTGATAACAAAATTGCCTATTTAAATGCTAAAAAAACAAACAAAACTTTGATTGAAAAGCAGCTCGCACTTATTTCACAAAGCTCCGATTTATTATATGACCTAGAAACATTAACAGGATTAAGTTCGCGCCTGTTAGATGAAGTGATGGGCACCGCGATCCGCATCGATGATATGTTGTTTAATTTAACTGAAGTAACCAATGCACTTAGTCAAACTTTAGACAGTGAAACGCAAGTTAAACATCAAAACGATACGCGGTTTTTACTGGCAAATATTAAAGACAACTACAATTTTCTCAATCAACAGCTCACAGATATTGAAAGCGGTGATTTTCAAACGCGTTTTGAACAAAACTTGGCTGTATTTAACAGTAACGTCGATAATCCGGCACATTTGTATCAACAACAGACGCTACAGCTTGCTAAGTACAATCAATTTGAACAAGACTACAATCGCGTAGAAGCGCTTTCTGAAGAAATTAACAGTTCAATTCACACCATAAAACAAAGCGCCAGTGAACTAGTGAACCGTTATCAACAATTAGCAGATGAAAAAATAGATGAAAATCAGTTGTTACTTATGGTCATTGCTGGTGTTTTTCTATTGGTTGCTGCAATTATCGCTACCTTAACGATACGCGCGATTATAATACCGTTAGGCTATGTAAATCATACGCTTACAAAAGTAGCTGATGGCGATTTCTCGCGTCATGCGCGCAAGGTTAACGATGATGAATTTGGTGAAGTAAGCGATAAATTGAATCGGGTTATTGATAATTTAAAAGAGCTGATCACCGATATTTTCGAACAGGTGGCATCACTTGAGTCGCGCCTTGAAAATTCCTTAGCAAGAAGTGCAACGGTTTCGCACAATGCTGAAAAACAAATTGAGCGGGCAAAACACACCACGGCACTTGCACAAGATGTGCATACCAGCGCTAATACGGTAAACACACAAACCAAAGAAAGCTCCGAAGATATTAATCAAGCAAGTGAACAAAGCGATGCTGTGCTAAATTTGGCAACGCAAAACCGAGAACAAATACAATTGCTTGCTTCAAACTTGAATACATCGGTTGCGTTGATGGCTGAGCTTTCAAACCAGTCGAGTAATATTGGCAGTATTCTAGATACTATCGTCGCAATCTCTGAACAAACTAATTTGTTAGCTCTGAATGCAGCCATTGAAGCTGCGCGTGCGGGAGAGCAGGGACGTGGTTTTGCCGTAGTAGCTGATGAAGTCAGGTTGTTAGCATCGCGTACGCAAGAATCAACAAAAGAAATAGCGCAAATGATTAGCGAACTACAAAGCGGTACCAGCGATGCGCAACGCGCGATTAATCAAGGGCAAGAGGCTGCGCTGACGTGTACTGAGCGAAGCGCAGCACTTACAGGTGCAGTCGATTTGATTGAGCAAGGTTTATCGCGTTTGGCAGACAAAAGTAATCAAATAGATCAATCAAGTGCGCAGCAAAGTACCATGGCGCAAGACATCGTTACGCGTATGCAGGAAGTAGAGCATAGTGCAGAACAAAATAGTGATGAACTAACGGCGTTAAGTGAAAATATTCGTCAGATAAATGAGCTCGGCCATAAAGTAAGTGATGCACTAAACCGTTTTAAGCTATAG
- a CDS encoding DUF4785 domain-containing protein encodes MKHFTVLTLFASLLSAFSLHAEPVVYQFKKVQPAVEQPLLQALKSDEYWMTISGKALKQGVELPLSAQNSFVRVAPKFDVANTQFVEPLDVSALSLTPNSKVLTKGNRAQVEQVFAQKEMNDAGFSDGSVALKVKSQHALQQLTLKTNQYLIDDAKYLVHVKEKHSDVVLAVAANNRSIQSANKLAYQSLSFTDNVTQIKTMSAKLISPTNEKVTVDITNNHFNFDKALAYFGAINGLYELELQIDAERANMPVKRSLKIPFVNFKQTAKALPNVTFSASKSHIEAKVPLMVNDAGRFSLQATLQGSNDGVRFYDIATVEMAKELNGDDSLSLPFTTQARYSSYRLNNMVLKDQSRLLVLQTPQKLFRPSI; translated from the coding sequence ATGAAACATTTTACTGTATTAACGCTTTTTGCAAGCTTACTATCGGCGTTTTCGCTCCATGCTGAACCGGTTGTATATCAGTTTAAAAAAGTACAACCAGCTGTTGAGCAGCCGTTACTGCAAGCATTAAAAAGCGATGAATATTGGATGACAATATCTGGCAAAGCGCTTAAGCAAGGTGTTGAGTTGCCGTTGTCTGCTCAGAATAGTTTTGTTCGAGTTGCGCCGAAATTTGATGTTGCAAACACACAATTTGTTGAACCGCTTGATGTTAGTGCATTGTCGTTAACACCAAATTCTAAAGTGTTAACAAAGGGCAATCGTGCACAGGTAGAACAAGTGTTTGCGCAAAAAGAAATGAACGATGCAGGTTTTAGTGATGGCAGTGTAGCGCTAAAGGTAAAGTCGCAACACGCTTTGCAACAACTAACGCTAAAAACAAATCAATATCTGATTGATGATGCGAAATATCTAGTACACGTAAAGGAAAAGCACAGTGATGTTGTTCTTGCCGTTGCAGCGAATAACCGTTCTATTCAAAGTGCAAATAAACTGGCATATCAATCGCTTTCGTTTACTGATAACGTGACTCAAATCAAAACGATGTCAGCTAAACTGATTAGCCCAACAAATGAAAAAGTAACGGTAGATATAACCAATAACCACTTTAATTTTGATAAAGCACTGGCGTATTTTGGAGCAATCAATGGCCTGTATGAGCTTGAACTTCAAATTGATGCAGAGCGCGCTAATATGCCAGTAAAGCGTTCGCTTAAAATTCCATTTGTTAATTTTAAACAAACTGCAAAGGCGTTACCTAATGTGACATTTAGTGCGTCGAAATCGCATATTGAAGCTAAGGTACCATTGATGGTAAATGATGCGGGGCGTTTTAGTTTGCAAGCAACGTTACAAGGTAGTAATGATGGGGTACGTTTTTATGATATAGCCACGGTTGAAATGGCAAAAGAGTTAAACGGTGACGATTCACTGTCGCTACCATTTACCACTCAGGCACGTTATTCGTCTTATCGTTTAAACAATATGGTACTGAAAGATCAAAGTCGCTTATTAGTATTACAAACACCTCAGAAGTTGTTTCGTCCATCAATTTAA
- a CDS encoding Lrp/AsnC family transcriptional regulator codes for MDKFNEQILFELSRDSSLTNIQLAERIGLSPSACLRRVQELERAKIITGYKATIDTEQLGIGFKAFITVGLSVHTKTAQTQFEEAITLSKEVLECHNVTGAFEYILRVETKDLKSYKQFHTNVLGDIEQVATITTHVVMDSVKDS; via the coding sequence ATGGATAAATTTAACGAACAAATATTGTTTGAGTTATCGCGCGACAGTAGTTTGACCAATATTCAATTGGCTGAGCGAATTGGATTATCGCCATCGGCATGTTTACGCCGGGTACAAGAGCTTGAGCGGGCAAAGATTATCACAGGTTATAAAGCGACCATTGATACTGAGCAATTAGGGATCGGCTTTAAAGCATTTATTACGGTGGGCTTGTCGGTGCATACCAAAACAGCGCAAACGCAATTTGAAGAGGCAATAACGCTTTCAAAAGAAGTGCTTGAATGCCACAACGTAACCGGTGCGTTTGAGTATATTTTAAGAGTCGAAACCAAAGATTTGAAAAGTTATAAGCAATTTCACACCAATGTGTTAGGTGATATCGAGCAGGTCGCGACCATAACGACCCATGTTGTAATGGATTCCGTTAAAGATAGTTAG
- a CDS encoding LysE family translocator translates to MNTELLIALITFCFVSSITPGPNNLMLLSSGLNFGLRRSISHLLGVAIGFSVMVLLVGIGVSQLFQAFPASYTVLKWVSIVYLCYLAYKIANNHTIDEVASDAKPLTFMQAALFQWVNPKAWTMALSVNAVYASDQSLQSVMLVSGVFLLINLPSIGCWLVLGKV, encoded by the coding sequence ATGAATACTGAATTACTTATTGCATTAATAACATTTTGTTTTGTTTCATCTATCACCCCAGGCCCGAATAACTTAATGTTATTAAGCTCAGGGTTAAATTTTGGTCTGCGCCGTTCGATTTCGCATTTGTTAGGTGTTGCCATTGGTTTTAGCGTGATGGTGCTATTGGTGGGAATTGGCGTAAGTCAGTTATTTCAAGCCTTCCCTGCAAGTTACACCGTATTAAAATGGGTAAGCATCGTCTATTTATGTTACCTTGCATACAAAATCGCGAATAACCATACTATTGATGAAGTCGCATCGGATGCGAAACCATTAACCTTTATGCAAGCTGCGCTTTTTCAATGGGTCAACCCTAAAGCGTGGACAATGGCGTTAAGTGTTAATGCGGTGTATGCCAGTGATCAAAGTCTACAATCTGTGATGTTAGTAAGTGGGGTGTTTTTACTTATTAACTTACCGTCTATTGGCTGTTGGTTAGTATTGGGAAAAGTTTAA
- a CDS encoding substrate-binding domain-containing protein, whose protein sequence is MRNKAQNSSFWLLFLFNLFLVLFSFTSNASYTIGVIGKTKNDSFYIQSFKGCESVAKNHSDLRCIYEGADDFQDIRGQTLKINRLIESGVNALLISVTDSDYLVNGALKRAFELDIPVITFDSDLLPQHHDYRLAYVGTNNFDFGVALGEYVKNNVKHTNTVCLQSGHPSTPNLNQRIKGVRHALSGQSLQRLNDGYQWQEHELCPVYSLGKRGLALSQLVGKIKLDAPPVFIAVAGFAQFNPRYIDQLNQFKSKIKSGDIVIVSADTEELQLSALSKGLSTVNIGQKPFDMGKQGAEYLYQYLKHNVKPKQEFTYLGFHYCDKQNVDTCTVNY, encoded by the coding sequence ATGCGGAATAAAGCACAAAATAGTAGTTTTTGGTTGTTGTTTTTATTCAACTTATTTTTAGTTTTATTTAGTTTTACCAGTAATGCCAGCTACACAATTGGTGTTATCGGTAAAACCAAAAATGATAGTTTTTATATCCAATCATTTAAAGGGTGTGAGTCTGTCGCTAAAAATCACTCAGATTTACGATGTATTTACGAAGGCGCTGATGACTTTCAAGATATTCGTGGTCAAACGCTCAAAATTAACCGACTGATCGAAAGCGGAGTAAATGCGTTACTCATTTCGGTTACTGATTCTGATTACTTAGTAAATGGTGCCCTTAAGCGAGCATTTGAGCTTGATATTCCAGTAATTACCTTTGACTCAGACTTGTTACCGCAACATCATGATTACCGTTTAGCGTATGTTGGTACTAATAATTTCGATTTTGGTGTTGCCCTAGGCGAATACGTTAAAAATAACGTTAAACACACAAACACTGTGTGCCTGCAGTCTGGGCATCCATCTACGCCAAACTTAAACCAGCGAATCAAAGGTGTGCGCCATGCGTTAAGTGGCCAAAGCTTACAGCGTTTGAATGATGGCTACCAATGGCAAGAGCATGAATTATGCCCAGTTTACAGCTTGGGTAAACGAGGCCTAGCACTTAGTCAGTTAGTAGGTAAGATCAAACTCGATGCGCCGCCGGTTTTTATCGCCGTAGCGGGATTTGCTCAGTTTAATCCACGTTACATTGACCAGCTTAATCAGTTTAAATCTAAGATTAAATCAGGTGATATTGTGATTGTCTCGGCCGATACCGAAGAGTTGCAATTAAGTGCATTATCTAAGGGGCTTTCCACAGTCAATATTGGCCAAAAACCTTTTGATATGGGAAAACAGGGCGCCGAATATTTGTATCAGTATTTAAAACACAATGTGAAACCTAAGCAAGAATTTACTTATTTAGGTTTTCACTATTGCGATAAACAGAATGTTGATACATGTACCGTAAACTATTAA